From the genome of Ignavibacteriales bacterium, one region includes:
- a CDS encoding Lrp/AsnC family transcriptional regulator, which translates to MLDDLDITILKKLQENGRTKRNELADAVGLSIPSLSERLRKLEDHKVIEGYYTKLNRHTFGYDIMAFVSVIMDSSKSYEKFSEHVKKSPEILECHSILGEGSHILKIVAKETKDLETLLSKIQSWPGVTRTITSFVLSSIKETTSLHLQTKKES; encoded by the coding sequence ATGCTAGATGACTTAGATATCACAATTCTTAAAAAACTCCAAGAGAACGGAAGAACAAAACGTAACGAACTTGCCGATGCTGTCGGATTATCAATTCCCTCTTTAAGTGAGCGATTAAGAAAATTAGAAGACCATAAAGTGATCGAAGGTTACTATACAAAATTAAACCGTCACACATTTGGATATGATATAATGGCGTTCGTATCTGTTATCATGGATTCTTCTAAAAGCTATGAAAAATTTTCCGAGCATGTTAAAAAGTCTCCGGAAATTTTAGAATGCCATTCAATTCTAGGAGAGGGTTCTCATATTTTAAAGATAGTTGCAAAAGAGACAAAAGATTTGGAAACACTTTTAAGCAAGATTCAATCATGGCCCGGTGTTACAAGAACAATAACAAGTTTTGTTTTATCCTCAATAAAGGAAACTACGAGTTTACATTTACAAACTAAAAAGGAGTCATAA
- the aspS gene encoding aspartate--tRNA ligase, which produces MKFNKRTHTCGELREKNVGQNVVLNGWVAIRRDLGGVIFIEVRDRHGITQVVFEPNYNLESHEQGKKLRNEYVISIEGKVRKRPEGTENISLPTGLIDVMVDKLIILNQAETPPFPIEDGIDAHEDLRLKYRYLDLRRNEMQKNLLLRHQMYQITRKYFDANGFVEVETPILMKSTPEGARDFLVPSRMHKGKFYALPQSPQTYKQILMVAGLDRYFQIVKCFRDEDLRADRQYEFTQIDVEMSFVDVEDIFEIVEGLMRDFFKEVLNQEFVSPIPRLSFDEAMEKYGSDKPDLRFALEMVTLNDVFAKSDFRVFKDAVANGGIITALLAKGCGDYTRNQLDVLTDFVKKLGAGGLIWMRVKENDLDAPISKFLSDEEKQNIIKKMNAQSGDLLFILAGPKLKTLALMGALRLEMAKRMNLILTDAKPSLLWVTDFPLFEWDEETKRLYAMHHPFTSPRIEDIPLMDTNPSLVKARAYDLVMNGNEIAGGSIRIHDSSLQSKMFNALGITEEEAQEKFGFLMGAFKYGAPPHGGIAFGFDRLAMLFAGRSSIRDVIAFPKTSSGISLMDESPSKVDDSQLTELHIRIK; this is translated from the coding sequence ATGAAGTTTAATAAAAGAACACATACCTGCGGAGAATTAAGAGAAAAGAACGTTGGTCAAAATGTTGTACTAAACGGCTGGGTTGCTATACGTCGTGATCTTGGAGGAGTAATTTTTATTGAGGTGCGAGACCGTCATGGAATAACTCAAGTTGTTTTTGAACCAAATTATAATTTAGAATCGCATGAACAGGGCAAAAAATTACGCAATGAGTATGTAATTTCTATAGAAGGAAAAGTTAGAAAACGCCCGGAAGGAACAGAAAACATTTCATTACCTACCGGATTAATTGACGTTATGGTTGATAAACTGATAATTCTTAACCAGGCTGAAACCCCGCCATTTCCAATAGAAGACGGGATTGATGCTCATGAAGATTTACGATTAAAGTACCGGTATTTAGACCTCCGAAGAAATGAAATGCAAAAGAATTTATTGCTTCGGCATCAGATGTATCAAATCACCAGAAAATACTTTGATGCGAATGGGTTTGTTGAAGTTGAAACTCCAATTTTAATGAAGAGTACACCAGAGGGCGCACGAGATTTTTTAGTCCCGAGCCGAATGCATAAAGGAAAATTTTATGCTCTTCCTCAATCTCCGCAGACGTATAAGCAAATTTTAATGGTTGCAGGATTGGACAGATACTTCCAAATTGTAAAATGTTTTCGTGATGAAGATTTAAGAGCCGACCGCCAATACGAATTTACACAGATTGATGTGGAAATGTCATTTGTTGATGTGGAAGATATATTTGAAATAGTCGAAGGATTGATGAGAGACTTTTTTAAAGAAGTCTTGAATCAAGAATTTGTTTCTCCAATTCCGCGTCTTAGTTTTGATGAAGCAATGGAAAAATATGGCAGCGATAAACCGGACCTTCGTTTTGCACTCGAAATGGTTACACTTAATGATGTTTTTGCAAAATCTGATTTCAGAGTTTTCAAAGATGCAGTTGCAAATGGCGGTATTATCACTGCTCTACTTGCCAAAGGATGCGGAGACTATACTAGAAATCAGTTGGATGTCCTTACTGACTTTGTAAAAAAACTTGGTGCAGGTGGTTTAATCTGGATGCGTGTAAAAGAAAATGATCTTGATGCACCAATCTCAAAATTTTTATCGGATGAAGAGAAACAAAATATTATAAAAAAAATGAATGCGCAGTCTGGAGATCTTTTATTTATTCTAGCGGGTCCTAAACTCAAGACGCTCGCATTAATGGGTGCTTTACGATTAGAAATGGCAAAGCGAATGAATTTAATATTAACTGATGCAAAGCCGTCGCTTCTCTGGGTTACAGATTTTCCATTGTTCGAGTGGGATGAAGAAACAAAACGTTTATACGCAATGCACCATCCTTTTACTTCGCCAAGAATTGAAGATATTCCTCTGATGGATACTAATCCGTCACTTGTTAAAGCAAGAGCTTATGATTTAGTTATGAATGGGAATGAAATCGCCGGCGGCAGTATTAGAATTCATGATTCAAGTTTACAGTCGAAGATGTTTAATGCTTTGGGGATTACCGAAGAAGAAGCCCAGGAAAAATTTGGATTTTTAATGGGTGCTTTTAAATATGGCGCTCCACCGCACGGGGGCATTGCCTTCGGTTTTGATCGGTTAGCTATGTTATTTGCCGGACGCTCCTCAATAAGAGATGTAATTGCTTTCCCAAAAACTTCCAGCGGTATCTCTCTTATGGACGAATCACCTTCAAAAGTCGATGATTCACAATTAACCGAGTTACATATCCGCATTAAATAG
- the glnA gene encoding type I glutamate--ammonia ligase, translated as MAKVSSPEQNVLAFIKENKIQFIDFKFMDFPGQWQHFTVPVSQFNEDSFEDGFGFDGSSIRGWKAINESDMLIIPDAGTMFLDPFVKAPTISLVCDVFEPATKEKYSRCPRNIAQKAEAYLKSTGIADTAYFGPEAEFFILDDVRFDSGPNFSFYSVDSVEGRWNSGREENPNLGYKPRYKEGYFPVPPTDQLMDLRNDMVLNLENLGIEVEAQHHEVASGGQCEIDMKFKPLLTAADQLLMFKYVVKNTAKQNGKTVTYMPKPIFGDNGSGMHVHTSLWMKGKPLFAGGGYAGLSDMALYFIGGILRHAPALLSITNPTTNSYKRLVPGFEAPVNLAYSSNNRSASVRIPFGNSPKAKRIEFRCPDPAANPYLAFSAILMAGLDGIQNRIDPGEPLDKDIYDMSPEELKDVPSTPESLGHALKALAADHEFLLKGDVFTEDVINTWIKYKIEKEIKPAALRPTPFEFEQYFDV; from the coding sequence ATGGCAAAGGTATCTTCTCCTGAACAAAATGTTCTTGCTTTTATTAAGGAGAACAAAATTCAGTTCATAGATTTCAAGTTCATGGATTTCCCCGGACAGTGGCAGCATTTTACTGTTCCGGTAAGTCAGTTTAATGAAGACTCATTCGAAGACGGGTTCGGGTTTGATGGATCTTCAATCCGCGGATGGAAAGCAATCAATGAAAGCGATATGCTTATCATTCCTGATGCCGGTACAATGTTTTTGGATCCATTTGTAAAGGCACCAACCATCTCTCTCGTCTGCGATGTATTTGAACCGGCGACTAAAGAGAAATACTCACGCTGTCCAAGGAATATCGCTCAAAAGGCAGAAGCGTATTTAAAATCTACAGGAATTGCAGACACTGCATATTTCGGCCCGGAAGCTGAATTTTTTATATTAGATGATGTTCGATTCGATTCCGGTCCAAATTTTTCTTTTTATTCTGTTGATTCGGTTGAAGGAAGATGGAATAGTGGTCGCGAAGAAAATCCGAACTTGGGTTATAAGCCCCGTTACAAAGAAGGATATTTTCCTGTTCCGCCAACAGATCAATTGATGGATCTTCGCAATGATATGGTTTTGAACTTAGAAAATTTAGGAATTGAAGTTGAAGCTCAGCATCATGAAGTTGCAAGTGGAGGTCAATGTGAAATAGATATGAAATTCAAACCGCTACTAACTGCAGCCGATCAATTACTGATGTTCAAATACGTAGTTAAGAATACCGCAAAACAAAACGGCAAGACAGTAACATATATGCCGAAGCCAATCTTCGGCGATAACGGAAGCGGTATGCATGTTCATACCAGTTTATGGATGAAAGGAAAACCTCTTTTTGCAGGAGGCGGCTACGCGGGATTAAGTGATATGGCTCTTTATTTTATAGGTGGAATTTTACGGCATGCACCGGCTCTTCTCTCAATTACAAATCCAACCACAAATTCTTACAAGCGTTTAGTACCTGGTTTTGAAGCTCCAGTTAATCTTGCATATTCATCAAACAACCGAAGTGCATCGGTCCGTATCCCTTTCGGGAATTCTCCTAAAGCAAAACGTATTGAATTTCGTTGCCCTGATCCCGCCGCAAATCCTTATCTAGCTTTCTCGGCAATTTTAATGGCTGGGCTTGATGGAATCCAAAACAGAATTGATCCGGGCGAGCCGCTTGATAAAGATATTTATGATATGTCTCCCGAAGAATTAAAAGATGTTCCTTCAACTCCGGAATCACTTGGACACGCGCTCAAAGCATTAGCCGCCGATCATGAATTCTTATTAAAAGGCGATGTATTTACAGAAGACGTTATCAACACTTGGA
- a CDS encoding M28 family peptidase: protein MRRISQLGFLLLFFQTHLYFAQVDPKISSVINQVNIDSLYENLKELTGDKPVKIPNGNVFIYSRANADIGNVYAEEYLQDRFKKYGLTTSLQRFDGGGANIIGIQKGVIKPNQQIIICAHFDDRPYQSFAPGADDNGSGTSAVLEAARILSKYKTDYTIIYALWDNEEIGLLGSGYYARQASSRNDSIIAVINMDMIGWDGNNDNLAEIHTKSISNSNLIAGNLLRINFDYDIGLKFALIEPGSTSSDHSSFWNYNYSAVLLIEGYFSQDFNPRYHTTFDNISFINKPYFEKCAKTAIGTLAYYAKIQTLTSVKPNMPLVYELFQNYPNPFNPSTIIKYNIEKEAHVKLIVYDVLGKEIERIVDQVQKPNAYEVKFDAKKWFPSGVYFYVLNTNEYSSVRKMILVK, encoded by the coding sequence ATGCGAAGAATTTCCCAACTTGGATTTCTATTATTATTTTTTCAAACTCATCTATACTTTGCGCAAGTTGATCCTAAAATCTCCTCAGTAATCAATCAAGTCAACATAGATTCGCTTTACGAAAATCTTAAAGAACTAACAGGAGACAAACCGGTAAAAATTCCAAACGGGAACGTATTTATTTACTCGAGAGCTAACGCAGATATAGGAAATGTTTATGCTGAAGAATATTTACAAGACAGATTTAAAAAATATGGCTTAACAACATCATTACAGAGATTCGATGGAGGTGGAGCAAATATAATAGGAATTCAAAAAGGAGTTATCAAACCGAATCAACAAATAATTATTTGTGCACATTTTGATGATAGACCTTATCAAAGTTTCGCACCGGGAGCAGACGATAACGGCAGCGGCACTTCAGCTGTACTGGAAGCAGCGAGAATTCTTTCAAAGTATAAAACAGATTACACAATAATATATGCCCTATGGGATAATGAGGAAATTGGTTTATTAGGCAGTGGGTATTATGCCCGGCAAGCATCTTCTAGGAATGACAGCATTATTGCCGTAATAAATATGGATATGATTGGATGGGATGGCAACAACGATAATTTAGCTGAAATACATACAAAGAGTATAAGTAACTCAAATCTTATTGCCGGAAATCTTTTAAGAATAAATTTCGATTATGATATAGGACTTAAATTTGCTTTAATTGAGCCGGGCTCCACATCAAGTGATCACTCTTCATTTTGGAATTATAATTATTCTGCGGTATTACTTATCGAAGGATATTTTAGTCAAGATTTTAACCCAAGATATCACACAACGTTTGATAACATTTCATTTATTAATAAACCATATTTCGAAAAATGTGCAAAAACCGCGATAGGCACATTGGCGTATTATGCTAAGATACAAACACTTACGTCTGTAAAACCAAATATGCCTTTAGTATATGAGTTATTTCAAAATTATCCCAACCCGTTTAATCCTTCAACAATAATTAAATACAATATTGAGAAAGAAGCTCATGTTAAACTAATTGTTTACGATGTTCTGGGAAAAGAAATTGAAAGAATTGTAGATCAAGTTCAAAAACCTAATGCATATGAAGTGAAATTTGATGCAAAAAAATGGTTCCCCAGCGGAGTATATTTTTATGTTCTTAACACAAACGAATATTCAAGCGTCCGGAAAATGATATTGGTGAAATAA